The Methylocystis echinoides genomic interval GATCGAACGCAGCCGCTGCTGCCGATGCGCCCCGGACAGGTCGAGCGGCGCACGCACGACTACGACCGCCACGGCACGACGACGCTCTTTGCCGGCTTCATCGCGGCTGTCACGGCCGAGACGACCGTGAAGGCTGGCAGCGTGATCGGCACATGCATGCCACGCCATCGCGCGCAGGAGTTCCGCAAGTTTCTCGACGAAGTCGAGAGCAACGTTCCCGCCGGCCTCGACATTCATGTCGTGATGGACAACGCTTCGAGCCACAAGACGCAAGTGATCCGCAACTGGTTCGCCAAGCGGCCGCACTGGCACATGCACTTCACGGCGACATCGTCGTCGTGGATCAATCAGGTCGAACGTTTCTTCGCGCTGTTAGCCGAAAAACAGATCAAGCGAGGCGCACACAAGTCTGTCAAAGACCTCATCGCCGCCATCAAGGCTTTTCTCGCCCAACAGAACGCTGATCCGAAGCCGCTGCGCTGGACCAAGTCAGCCGACGACATTCTGGCGTCCATCGAACGCTTCTGCCGTCGCACCCTCGACCTCCAAGCGAAAGCTGGATAGAAACTTCTGAATCAGGACGCTAGGAAAAGCGATCCTATCGGGCACAGCCATGCGTGATCCTCTCGGAAACCCTTCTTCATCTGGCTGCTCCTCATGCCAGGACCCGGCCGATTTCTTCCCCTTCGTTAGCCGCGCTGAGCGCGACCCCGCAGAGCTTTTCAATGAGGAGCAAATCGCCCCGATTTACTCCTCCCTCAGGAGCAGGAACCATGATCCGATCCGATGGCGCTTCGTATTTCTCTTCCATTGTCGTCCGTTAAACACCTAGGAAGCCGAGGCCGGGGCAGGGCCTCCCCCGGCAATAGGTCGCAGAGCCGAGATGGCTCTTACGTAAGCGTCTTTCCGCAAATTCAAAGCGCTTGCGTCTGCGAAACATCCCGGAAGCTGATTTGGGTCGAAACTAACATTGACGCCTCTACATTTTTAGTCATCTCTGCAGCCCCGAGGCGCTGTCGAATTGGCGGAACCCTGGCCTTAAGGCAAGGCGCAATGTGAGTTACCAGGCGATGACCAAGATCGTGGCGTTTGAGGTCCAGCCCCATGAGGCCGACGATTTAAAGTCCCTTGAGAAGGAGAATGAGCTTGTCTTGATCAGCGAACCGCTGCGGCGCGAGAATGTCGAAGGGTTTGTAGACGCCGAAATCATATGCCCTTTCGTCTACTCCCAACTTGACGCGGGGGTGTTGAGTAAGCTTCCCAAGCTGAGGTTGGTTGCCACCAGATCGACAGGTTACGACCACATCGATGTCCAATACTGCCGGGCACAGGGCATTCCAATCTGCAACGTGCCGACCTACGGAGAGAACACGGTCGCCGAACACGTCTTTGCTTTGCTTCTAGCAATTAGTCATCGCTTGCGAGAAGCGGTTGATCGTGCGCGTAACGGAGATTTCTCCCCGGCTGGACTTGAGGGGTTCGACCTAGCTGGAAAAACCTTAGGCGTCCTCGGCGTTGGAAACATTGGACGGCATGTCGTTCGGATCGCCCGTGGATTTGAAATGAGCGTGATTGCTTTCGATCCTGTACCGAGTCCGGAGCTCGCTGAGGAGATGAGGTTCAGCTATCGCCCATTTGACGATGTGTTGAGCCAAGCGGACATATTGACGCTGCATGCGCCAGCCACATTTGAAACGAATAACATGCTCTCCGACGCTGAATTTTCTCGAATGAAAAAGGGTGTGGTGCTGATCAACACGGCTCGCGGAAGCCTAATCGATCCAAGGGCGCTGATAGGGGCGCTGCGCAACGGAAAAGTCGCTGCGGCCGGTCTTGATGTGATGGCCGACGAACCCATGATCCGCGAGGAGGCGGAACTGATATGTTCTTTTTACTGTGGGCGACGTGACCTTCGCAACCTGGTCGCCGATCACGTCCTGCTAAAGATGTCCAACGTTATCGTCACACCGCACAGCGCGTTCAATACAAGAGAGGCGGTCAGTCGCATTTCTAAGACGACGGTGAAAAATATTGAAGCTTTCCTTGAGGGTAGGCCTCAAAATCTGGTTTGATTTGACGATAGACGGCACGTTTGTGACCTTTCCTGAGTCTGTCGTAAAGGAGTCGAGCCGGAAGTCTATGGGGGTTTCGTATAGCTGAGACGGAGACGGCAACGGGTCGAGGCTTTGCTGCTCCCATCGCGGTCGGCAAAGTGTTAGAGTATGGACTGTTTTTTCCGTGACGGAATGAAGACAGGGAGAGAGGCTCCCGAGTTCTCCGTTATGGAGAGGACCATGATCCAATCAGATATTATTAATAGCGCCCCCGGTTTGACCGACGCCTACAAGGTGGATGTGAGCCGCGGCGGGCGCATCGGCCGCATTTCATCGGAATGGTTTTCAAGGCCCGCTGACGAGCGATACCTCTCCCTCTCGAAACTGTTCGCCGCCGTGCGCGCGCGGACGGAGCGCAGCCGCACGAGGACGATCGAGAGCGCCGCAATCCGAGTGGAGGCTGACCACGGCAACGCTGAACGGCTTTCGCTTGCGCTGCCGGGTTCCGAGGGTACGGTCGCGAGACCCATTGGAGCTTTAGCCAACTCGCGAGCCTTGTCGGCGCGCCGGCGGCTCTTCGGCAGCTCCCGGCCCCGCTTGCCGAAATCAATCTACAGTATGGCTTGTCCTCGCACCGCGCCGAGCAGGTGAAGACGCTCGAGGTCGAAAACGGCCGGGTCGAGCTGCGCGCGGTGACGGGCCCCGACTATGGCAGGATATATGACCATGATCTCGTTTCCGCCGTGCAGCGCATCGCGGGCGATGGCGTAGGCGAGGTGGAGGTCGAGAAGAGAGGCTCTCGGTCGCCCGTCGCGGAGTTGAAGGCCATGACGAAGTCTGTTTAGAAAATCCAGTTGAGCGCTTCCCGCGATATCCCGTTCAGCAAGCTCGTTCTGTCCCAGTCGAATGTCGGCGGAAGAGGCGGGAGTCTGGATTGAAGAGCTTGCGGAAGACATTCCCCGTGAGATTTCGGGCTTGGTCTTGTCGTCGCTGCTCGTGTTTTAGCGAACGCCGCCGTGGTTGATCGTTATTTTTGGTGGCGCGACGGTTCTAGGCCCTTGGCATGAGGCTTGCCGATAAGTCGTTCATCTCGTCGTCGCGGGCTTGCTAGAGCAATTCGGCGAAAGTCACGGCCAGGATTGGTTCCGTGACGACGTCCCTGAACACCGCCCGAGTCTCGCAGACGGGCGCTCCCGACCATTCTAGCCTCCCCGCAAGAAGCGCCGGGTGGCTCAGCCGGAGGAAACGCGGGCGGAGATCACATACGTCGCTGTCTGGTTTCGAACTCTTCACAAAAAACGGGGGGCTGTCGACCATGCCGTCGCCGCGAAGCCGACGCTTAACGGCGCTCGACCACGCTCTTCGGCAATTCGACTCCGCAACGCCCGGCCTGGCATGCCGGACAAACGCCACGCCAGCCGTAGTAGTAAATGCCGAGCCCTGCGAAGAGCGTCGCCCACCCAAGCGGCGTCTCGCCGATGTAGAAATTGGCGAACAGCATCACCGCGAAACCCGCGGTCAGGAAGGTGTAGCTTTTCGCTTTCTCGGACATGGCGACATTCCCCTGTTGGCCTATTATGGGAAGCCTGAGACGAATTCACAAGCCAGCGACATCGTCGACCCAAAGAGTGGCGTCGGATTTAACTAATATCCCCGCGCTGAGGCAGACTCACGCAGGGGATTTCTCGAATAGGGCGGCTTCTGATTCGAACTGGCGAACGGAAGGGAATTCGCCATGGCGGCTGCGATCGGATTGCGGGAAGGCTTTGATGCAAAGGTTCTTCAGGCTCTGGCCAAGCGCACGAAAGACGGGCCACAGCCGCG includes:
- a CDS encoding hydroxyacid dehydrogenase; this encodes MTKIVAFEVQPHEADDLKSLEKENELVLISEPLRRENVEGFVDAEIICPFVYSQLDAGVLSKLPKLRLVATRSTGYDHIDVQYCRAQGIPICNVPTYGENTVAEHVFALLLAISHRLREAVDRARNGDFSPAGLEGFDLAGKTLGVLGVGNIGRHVVRIARGFEMSVIAFDPVPSPELAEEMRFSYRPFDDVLSQADILTLHAPATFETNNMLSDAEFSRMKKGVVLINTARGSLIDPRALIGALRNGKVAAAGLDVMADEPMIREEAELICSFYCGRRDLRNLVADHVLLKMSNVIVTPHSAFNTREAVSRISKTTVKNIEAFLEGRPQNLV
- a CDS encoding IS630 family transposase — encoded protein: MAKDRATKASKIRLSEDERECLNRLVRRRKMARGDALRAEIVLRAADGLNNCEIAAAVGVTRQTVRTWRERFAKHGLDGLDDEPRCGAPRKIGDDRVEEIVTRTLETQPKNATHWSTRGMAKASGVSTSSVHRIWRAFSLQPHHTETFKLSTDPQFVEKVRDIVGLYLDPPDKALVICVDEKSQIQALDRTQPLLPMRPGQVERRTHDYDRHGTTTLFAGFIAAVTAETTVKAGSVIGTCMPRHRAQEFRKFLDEVESNVPAGLDIHVVMDNASSHKTQVIRNWFAKRPHWHMHFTATSSSWINQVERFFALLAEKQIKRGAHKSVKDLIAAIKAFLAQQNADPKPLRWTKSADDILASIERFCRRTLDLQAKAG